The Arcobacter sp. CECT 8986 genomic interval GGTGGAAAAAGCGAAGTGGAAATACCCAGCTCCATTCCGAACCTGGAAGTCAAGCACTTCAGCGCTGATAATACTGCACCTTTCAGGTGTGGAAACGTAGGTCTCTGCCAGCTCTTGAGTTTATTTTAGGCTTAGTTATTTATACTTTCTCAAGTGTCTTTAACTAAGCCTTTTTTTTTACCTATTTTTATTACTATTTTTATTGTTGTTTCTATTTCTTTTATCTTATTCATTTATTCTTGTTTCTGTTTATTTTTATATGATTCATCTTTCTCTTAACAGTATAGTTACTTTTAATTATTTTAAGCTATTTCTATAATATAAATGACACTCTTTACTTTTATTCATTAAATATATGTTTTGTTGTTTGAAGATTTAAAACAATTAGGTTATAATAAGTAAATAACTGTTTATAGGCATAATGTAATATTTAGATAGGGGAGATGGCAATAATGGAAAATAGTCTAAAAGATTTAGTGGTACTATATGTTGAAGATCAAAAAGAGGCACAAATAGAATTAAAACATGTTTTTGATAAAACTTTTAAAAAAACAATTATTGCAAATAATGGTGAAGAGGGATTAAAACTTTTTTTAAGTCATAAAAAAAGAAATTATAATATTGATATTATAATTACAGATATTAATATGCCAAAGCTTAATGGTATAGATTTAATAAAAGAAGTTAAAAAATATGATACAAATGTAAAGTTTGTCTTAACAACTGCATATACTGAGGTAGAATATCTATTGGAAGCAATAGAATTAGGTGTAACTGCATATATAGTAAAACCTATTAATATAGTAAAACTATTAGAAAAAATAGAGTGTGCTTATAAAGAAAAAATTGATAATGATAAGTTAAATAATATTGTATCAAAAATGAAAGAACATAATATAAAAAATGTAGATGAGTTTTTTACAGTATTAGATGATACAAAAAAAGATGACAGTGATATAATTAATTTGTCTGATGGTTTTTCATATAACTATAAAAATAAGGTATTAATAAAAGAGGGTAAAACTATAGCTTTAGTAAATCAGGAGATATTACTACTAGAGTATTTTATTCAAAATCCAAATAAGATATTGACTTATGAAGAATTATTAGAAGCAATAACTGTTAATACAACTAACACAAGTTTAAATAATTTAAGAACAGTAATAAAGTCATTAAGAAAAAAATCTTCAAAAGAGTTAATAACAAATTTATCTGGTGTGGGATATAAATTAATACTAGACAAAAATTAGTAAATTATATAATAATATAAAAGAGGACAGAAATAATAGATGTTAAAAAGAGTATATAATATTGATAGTAAAGAGTTGACGTTCTCTTTTTCTCAAAATGAAGATGATTTTATAGTTGAAGAGATACCTATAAAGTTTTCAAATAAAGGTAATTTTTTAATTTTAAAGATAAAAAAAAGAAATTTAAGTACTTGGGATTTAATTACTATATTATCAAAAAATCTAAATATATATGAAAATGAGATAGGATATGCAGGGCTAAAAGATAAAAATGCAACTACAATACAGTATATATCAATTCCAAAAAAATATTCAAAAGATATAAAAAAATTTAAAAATAAAAAAATAGAGATACTAGACACAATTTTACATGCTAATAAATTAAATATTGGGGATTTATTATCTAATAGATTTTTGATTAATTTAAAGGGTGTAGATTATATAACTTTAAATAAAATAGAAAAAAATATTAAAACAATTTTAAAAATTGGGATGCCAAATTATTTTGGATTTCAACGTTTTGGTAAAGAAGTAGAGATAAATTTACAAAAAGCAAAAGATTTAATAGAAAATAAAATTCATATAAAAGATAGAAAACTTGAAAAAATGTTAATTAGTGCATATCAAAGTTATTATTTTAATTCATGGTTAATTGAAAGACTAAAATTAAATAAAGATAGATTTGAATTAATAAATGGTGATATATTTAATAATAAAATAGATAATAAGCTATTTACAGCAAAAAATATAAATAAAAAGATTGAAGAAGATTTTACTTTAAATAAAATTGTACCAACAGGATTACTTCCTGGTAAAAAAGTATTTAGATCAATTTTAAATGCAAGACAATTAGAAGAGAAGTTTGATAATAGTGATATATATGAAAAAGGTTATAGAAGAGATGCTGTTGTCTTTCCAAAAGTATTAAATATAAAATACAATAAAGATGAAAAAGTTTGTAACTTAGATTTTATTTTGCCAAAAGGTTCTTATGCAACTGTTTTTATTGAAAATATAGCAAATAAAAATTTTAATTTTTAATTTTGCTATATAATCTATTTGATAAATTATGGACTATTTTATTAAATAATATATTTTCATTTTTAACAAAATCATATGGTTTTAGACTTTTGTTTTCTAAAGATTCATTATAAAAATATGTATCAATAAGTTTTTTATCTTTGTAAATCTCAAATTTTATACTAAGTTGAGCAAAAGATTTATTTTCAGCAATTTTATTTTCAATATTATAAATATGAGTATTTATAATATAATCTGCATTTGATTTATTTGGATAAATATATACTGTATTAAAAAGTCTATTTTTATCAAAACTATTCATTAGTTCTTGGTGTATAATTAAGCTAGGAAGTTCGCTCCATTTGTTTTTACTATATGACTTAACTT includes:
- a CDS encoding response regulator transcription factor — encoded protein: MENSLKDLVVLYVEDQKEAQIELKHVFDKTFKKTIIANNGEEGLKLFLSHKKRNYNIDIIITDINMPKLNGIDLIKEVKKYDTNVKFVLTTAYTEVEYLLEAIELGVTAYIVKPINIVKLLEKIECAYKEKIDNDKLNNIVSKMKEHNIKNVDEFFTVLDDTKKDDSDIINLSDGFSYNYKNKVLIKEGKTIALVNQEILLLEYFIQNPNKILTYEELLEAITVNTTNTSLNNLRTVIKSLRKKSSKELITNLSGVGYKLILDKN
- a CDS encoding tRNA pseudouridine(13) synthase TruD; amino-acid sequence: MLKRVYNIDSKELTFSFSQNEDDFIVEEIPIKFSNKGNFLILKIKKRNLSTWDLITILSKNLNIYENEIGYAGLKDKNATTIQYISIPKKYSKDIKKFKNKKIEILDTILHANKLNIGDLLSNRFLINLKGVDYITLNKIEKNIKTILKIGMPNYFGFQRFGKEVEINLQKAKDLIENKIHIKDRKLEKMLISAYQSYYFNSWLIERLKLNKDRFELINGDIFNNKIDNKLFTAKNINKKIEEDFTLNKIVPTGLLPGKKVFRSILNARQLEEKFDNSDIYEKGYRRDAVVFPKVLNIKYNKDEKVCNLDFILPKGSYATVFIENIANKNFNF
- a CDS encoding ABC-type transport auxiliary lipoprotein family protein, whose protein sequence is MKHIFLFLLIIFTFNACSLKQTTYTLDKYTIKYSNTDKFNSLDKSIIINKPTINPIYNTTDMLYSQKEYKVKSYSKNKWSELPSLIIHQELMNSFDKNRLFNTVYIYPNKSNADYIINTHIYNIENKIAENKSFAQLSIKFEIYKDKKLIDTYFYNESLENKSLKPYDFVKNENILFNKIVHNLSNRLYSKIKN